Proteins from a genomic interval of Zingiber officinale cultivar Zhangliang chromosome 1B, Zo_v1.1, whole genome shotgun sequence:
- the LOC121970654 gene encoding enoyl-[acyl-carrier-protein] reductase [NADH] 1, chloroplastic-like isoform X2, whose product MAEAVTKDFGRIDIFVHSLANGPEVTKPLLETSRRGYLATISASSYSFVSLLRHFLPIMNPGKRCFNIFDIHSFRKGNPRIRRWNELSKSCIGERYKSAGF is encoded by the exons ATGGCAGAGGCTGTGACGAAAGATTTTGGAAGGATTGACATCTTTGTGCATTCTCTTGCCAATGGACCAGAG GTAACGAAGCCACTCTTGGAGACATCTAGAAGAGGGTATCTTGCTACAATTTCAGCTTCGAGTTACTCTTTTGTCTCCCTGCTTCGGCACTTTCTTCCAATAATGAATCCAG GCAAGCGGTGCTTCAATATCTTTGACATACATAGCTTCCGAAAGGGCAATCCCAGG ATACGAAGGTGGAATGAGCTCAGCAAAAGCTGCATTGGAGAGCGATACAAAA GTGCTGGCTTTTGA
- the LOC121970654 gene encoding enoyl-[acyl-carrier-protein] reductase [NADH] 1, chloroplastic-like isoform X1, whose translation MAEAVTKDFGRIDIFVHSLANGPEVTKPLLETSRRGYLATISASSYSFVSLLRHFLPIMNPGGASISLTYIASERAIPGYEGGMSSAKAALESDTKVLAFELHLLATKHQVPSRVLGRMPTN comes from the exons ATGGCAGAGGCTGTGACGAAAGATTTTGGAAGGATTGACATCTTTGTGCATTCTCTTGCCAATGGACCAGAG GTAACGAAGCCACTCTTGGAGACATCTAGAAGAGGGTATCTTGCTACAATTTCAGCTTCGAGTTACTCTTTTGTCTCCCTGCTTCGGCACTTTCTTCCAATAATGAATCCAGG CGGTGCTTCAATATCTTTGACATACATAGCTTCCGAAAGGGCAATCCCAGG ATACGAAGGTGGAATGAGCTCAGCAAAAGCTGCATTGGAGAGCGATACAAAA GTGCTGGCTTTTGAACTGCACTTGCTTGCCACAAAGCATCAG gtgccctcaagagtactgggaagaatgccgacaaactaa